The following proteins are co-located in the Syngnathus scovelli strain Florida chromosome 5, RoL_Ssco_1.2, whole genome shotgun sequence genome:
- the LOC125969467 gene encoding fibrinogen-like protein 1 → MGRLIKSMYFLFHMAVSVGAPVPCEQIVVRLQAELEELTNVINEQHRYIQVLHSHQAQQLEHIPNSHLGAQNPYRDCSEVFADGNVASGLYAIRPDGLPTALSVYCDMNNGGGWTVFQRRRDGKENFDRAWVEYKHGFGDLHSPDGEFWMGNDALHHLTSQGDYDLRIDMEDFDGKESFAEYKKFKVDSETDLYRLHLGEYKGNAGDALADLHTTKHPSPGSSSAGVKFSTYDKKPGGAGKCIRHSKSGWWFSRCDSGNLNGHYYKGPYQAMTTDGMVWYTWHGWWYSIKSVVMMVRAADLKHPQVKAPRTLDPKKASADRSHYPPGQ, encoded by the exons ATGGGGAGGCTGATAAAAtcaatgtattttctttttcacaTGGCTGTGTCAGTGGGG GCACCTGTGCCATGTGAACAGATTGTGGTCCGCCTGCAGGCAGAGCTTGAGGAGCTGACAAATGTGATCAATGAACAGCACAGGTACATTCAGGTGCTCCACAGCCACCAGGCTCAGCAGCTAGAGCACATTCCCAACTCACATCTGGGAGCCCAAAACCCCTACAGAG ACTGCTCCGAGGTGTTTGCTGATGGAAACGTCGCGAGTGGCTTGTATGCGATTCGCCCCGATGGCTTACCCACAGCGCTCAGTGTCTACTGTGACATGAACAATGGAGGAGGATGGACAGTTTTTCAGAGAAGGAGGGATGGCAAAGAGAACTTTGATAG AGCGTGGGTGGAGTACAAGCATGGGTTTGGGGACCTACATTCCCCTGATGGAGAATTCTGGATGGGCAATGATGCTCTACATCATCTCACCTCACAAG GGGACTACGACCTGCGCATTGACATGGAAGATTTTGATGGTAAAGAAAGCTTTGCAGAATACAAGAAATTTAAAGTGGACAGTGAAACA GACTTGTACCGATTGCATTTGGGGGAGTACAAGGGGAATGCAGGAGACGCCCTGGCTGACCTGCACACCACCAAGCACCCATCTCCAGGCAGCAGTTCGGCCGGAGTCAAATTCAGCACCTATGACAAGAAGCCCGGTGGAGCTGGCAAGTGCATCAGGCACAGCAAGTCAGGCTGGTGGTTCAGCAG GTGCGATTCAGGGAACCTTAACGGTCATTACTACAAAGGACCATACCAAGCAATGACCACTGATGGCATGGTGTGGTACACATGGCACGGGTGGTGGTACTCCATCAAATCAGTGGTGATGATGGTACGAGCTGCTGACCTTAAGCATCCGCAGGTCAAGGCACCAAGAACACTGGACCCAAAGAAAGCGTCAGCTGATCGCTCTCATTACCCACCTGGCCAATAG